The following coding sequences lie in one Mesorhizobium sp. DCY119 genomic window:
- a CDS encoding aspartate aminotransferase family protein → MLEQSNELAAWDRDHFFHPSTHMGTHARGESPQRVIAGGEGVYITDTTGKRSLDAFAGLYCVNVGYGRQKIADAIAEQAKNLAYYHAYVGHGTEASIRLSKMIIDRAPAGMSRVYFGLSGSDANETNIKLIWYYNNVLGRPEKKKIISRWRGYHGSGVMTGSLTGLELFHNAFDLPRAPILHTEAPYYFRRADRSMSEEQFSQHCADKLEEMILAEGPETVAAFIGEPILGTGGIVPPPAGYWQKIQAVLKKYDILLVADEVVTGFGRLGTMFGSDHYGMKPDLITIAKGLTSAYAPLSGVIVADKMWQVLVQGSDKLGALGHGWTYSAHPICAAAGVANLELIDELDLVTNAGETGAYFRKGLTDALAGHKHVGEVRGDGMLAAVEFVADKDDRVFFEASQKIGPQVATALAERGVIGRAMPQGDILGFAPPLCLTREEADKVIAAAADAVKSVFANN, encoded by the coding sequence ATGCTCGAACAGTCGAACGAACTCGCCGCCTGGGATCGCGACCACTTCTTCCATCCCTCGACCCATATGGGCACCCATGCGCGCGGGGAATCGCCCCAGCGCGTGATTGCCGGCGGTGAAGGCGTCTACATCACCGACACCACGGGCAAGCGCAGCCTCGATGCCTTCGCCGGGCTCTACTGCGTCAATGTCGGCTATGGCCGCCAGAAGATCGCCGATGCGATCGCCGAGCAGGCAAAGAACCTCGCCTATTACCACGCCTATGTCGGCCACGGCACGGAAGCCTCGATCCGGCTTTCCAAGATGATCATCGACCGCGCGCCCGCCGGCATGAGCCGCGTCTATTTCGGCCTCTCCGGCTCGGACGCCAACGAAACCAACATCAAGCTGATCTGGTACTACAACAACGTGCTCGGCCGGCCGGAGAAGAAGAAAATCATCTCGCGCTGGCGCGGCTATCACGGCTCCGGCGTCATGACCGGCTCGCTCACGGGATTGGAACTCTTCCACAACGCCTTCGACCTGCCGCGCGCGCCGATCCTGCACACCGAAGCGCCATACTATTTCCGTCGCGCCGACCGTTCGATGAGCGAGGAGCAGTTCTCGCAGCACTGTGCTGACAAGCTCGAGGAAATGATCCTGGCCGAGGGACCGGAAACCGTTGCCGCCTTCATCGGCGAGCCGATCCTCGGCACCGGCGGCATCGTGCCGCCGCCCGCCGGCTACTGGCAGAAGATTCAGGCCGTGCTGAAGAAATATGACATCCTGCTGGTCGCCGACGAGGTCGTCACCGGTTTCGGCCGGCTCGGCACCATGTTCGGCTCCGACCATTACGGCATGAAGCCGGACCTCATCACCATCGCCAAGGGACTGACCTCGGCCTATGCGCCGCTGTCGGGCGTCATCGTCGCGGACAAGATGTGGCAGGTGCTCGTCCAGGGCTCGGACAAGCTCGGCGCGCTCGGCCACGGCTGGACCTATTCGGCGCATCCGATCTGCGCGGCTGCGGGTGTTGCCAATCTGGAACTCATCGACGAACTGGATCTGGTGACGAATGCCGGCGAAACCGGCGCTTATTTCCGCAAGGGCCTCACGGATGCTCTCGCCGGCCACAAGCATGTCGGCGAAGTGCGCGGCGACGGCATGCTGGCTGCGGTGGAATTCGTCGCCGACAAGGATGACCGGGTGTTCTTCGAAGCCTCGCAGAAGATAGGCCCGCAGGTCGCAACCGCCCTTGCCGAGCGCGGCGTCATCGGCCGCGCCATGCCGCAAGGCGACATCCTCGGCTTTGCGCCGCCGCTCTGCCTGACAAGGGAAGAGGCGGATAAGGTGATCGCCGCTGCTGCGGACGCGGTGAAGAGCGTGTTTGCGAATAACTAG
- a CDS encoding NAD-dependent succinate-semialdehyde dehydrogenase produces the protein MPAQFARAHRQDALDRLADRRLLRELAYVDGHWTAAETGQTFEVRNPSNGQTFAWVASLDAAQTSQAIDAASRAFPAWRSLLPQQRSAILRKWFELIIAAKEDLALIMTLEQGKPLAESLGEIDYAASFIEWYAEEAKRLNAESVTSHLPNAEMIVRREPLGVVGVVTPWNFPSAMLTRKAAAALAAGCTIVAHPSSETPLSALALAELGERAGLPVGVFNIVTGNAATIVGRLCEDARVRALSFTGSTEIGRLIAAQCAPTMKRLVMELGGHAPLIVFDDADLDRAVKIAIDAKFATSGQDCLAANRIYVQRSVYDAFCTKFAERIAALKVGDGLSDGVDIGPLMHERAVTKVEEQVADAIKRGARCLTGGKRIEPGALFYQPTLLTDLTDNALIMREETFGPVAAVTPFDTEDEVIARANDTEYGLVAYVVTENGARQLRLGRALEYGMVAINRVKITGAPIPFGGVKQSGLGREGSRHGLEAFTELKYLCLDAA, from the coding sequence ATGCCCGCCCAATTCGCTCGCGCCCATCGACAGGATGCCCTCGATCGCCTTGCCGACCGCCGCCTGCTGCGCGAACTCGCCTATGTCGACGGACACTGGACGGCTGCCGAAACCGGCCAGACCTTCGAGGTGCGCAATCCCTCGAATGGCCAGACCTTCGCCTGGGTTGCCTCGCTGGATGCCGCCCAGACCTCGCAAGCCATCGATGCAGCCAGCCGCGCTTTCCCCGCCTGGCGTTCGCTTCTGCCGCAGCAGCGCTCGGCGATCTTGCGAAAATGGTTCGAGCTGATCATCGCTGCGAAGGAAGACCTCGCCCTGATCATGACGCTGGAACAGGGCAAGCCGCTCGCCGAATCCCTTGGCGAAATCGACTATGCCGCATCCTTCATCGAATGGTACGCCGAGGAGGCAAAGCGCCTCAACGCGGAGAGCGTCACCAGCCATTTGCCCAACGCTGAGATGATCGTTCGCCGCGAGCCGCTTGGCGTCGTCGGCGTCGTCACGCCTTGGAATTTCCCATCAGCAATGCTGACCCGCAAGGCTGCCGCCGCACTCGCCGCCGGCTGCACCATCGTTGCCCACCCCTCCTCCGAAACGCCGCTTTCAGCGCTCGCATTGGCCGAACTTGGCGAGCGCGCCGGCCTGCCGGTCGGCGTGTTCAACATCGTCACCGGCAATGCCGCGACCATCGTCGGCAGGCTTTGCGAGGATGCACGGGTTCGCGCGCTCAGCTTCACTGGCTCGACAGAGATCGGCCGGCTGATCGCCGCCCAATGCGCCCCGACCATGAAACGCCTCGTCATGGAACTCGGCGGGCACGCACCGTTGATCGTCTTCGATGATGCCGATCTGGATCGTGCCGTGAAAATCGCCATCGACGCCAAATTCGCGACCTCCGGGCAGGATTGCCTGGCCGCCAACCGCATCTATGTGCAACGCTCCGTCTATGATGCCTTCTGCACCAAATTCGCCGAGCGCATCGCAGCACTCAAGGTCGGCGACGGCCTGAGCGACGGCGTCGACATCGGCCCGCTTATGCATGAGCGCGCCGTCACCAAGGTCGAGGAACAGGTTGCCGACGCCATAAAACGCGGCGCGCGTTGCCTGACCGGCGGCAAGCGCATCGAGCCCGGCGCACTGTTTTATCAGCCGACCCTGCTCACGGACCTCACCGACAATGCGCTCATCATGCGCGAGGAAACTTTTGGACCGGTCGCTGCCGTCACGCCATTCGACACCGAGGACGAAGTGATCGCCCGCGCCAACGACACCGAATACGGCCTCGTCGCCTATGTCGTCACCGAAAATGGTGCGCGGCAGCTGCGGCTCGGCCGCGCGCTGGAATACGGCATGGTCGCCATCAACCGTGTAAAGATCACCGGCGCGCCGATCCCCTTCGGTGGCGTCAAACAGTCCGGCCTCGGCCGCGAAGGCTCCCGCCACGGGCTGGAGGCTTTTACCGAACTCAAATATCTCTGCCTCGACGCAGCCTGA
- the map gene encoding type I methionyl aminopeptidase yields the protein MVTYLDAATAPSRNTGQIRLYGAEAFEGMRKACNLTARCLDELASMVEPGLTTNAIDRFVFEFGMDNGALPATLNYRGYTKSTCTSINHVVCHGIPDDKPLRDGDIVNIDVTYILDGWHGDSSRMYPVGTIKRAAERLLEVTHECLMRGIDAVRPGARTGAIGAAIQTFAEAERCSVVRDFCGHGVGQLFHDAPNILHYGSVNEGVEMREGMIFTIEPMINLGRPHVKVLSDGWTAVTRDRSLSAQYEHTVGVTATGCEIFTLSPAGLDRPGLSS from the coding sequence ATGGTCACCTATCTGGACGCCGCCACGGCCCCGTCACGAAACACCGGACAGATCCGCCTCTATGGCGCGGAGGCGTTCGAGGGTATGCGCAAGGCCTGCAACCTCACCGCGCGCTGCCTGGACGAGCTGGCATCGATGGTCGAGCCCGGACTGACCACCAACGCCATCGACCGCTTCGTCTTCGAATTCGGCATGGACAATGGCGCCCTGCCCGCGACGCTGAACTATCGCGGCTACACGAAATCCACCTGCACCTCGATCAATCACGTCGTCTGCCACGGCATTCCCGACGACAAGCCGCTGCGCGACGGCGATATCGTCAACATCGATGTGACCTACATTCTCGACGGCTGGCACGGCGATTCCAGCCGTATGTACCCGGTCGGCACCATCAAGCGCGCCGCCGAGCGCCTGCTCGAAGTCACCCATGAATGCCTGATGCGTGGCATCGACGCGGTCCGTCCCGGCGCGCGCACCGGCGCGATCGGCGCCGCCATCCAGACCTTTGCCGAGGCCGAGCGCTGCTCGGTCGTGCGCGATTTCTGCGGCCACGGCGTCGGCCAGCTTTTCCACGATGCGCCCAACATCCTGCATTACGGCAGCGTCAACGAAGGCGTCGAAATGCGCGAGGGCATGATCTTCACCATCGAGCCGATGATCAATCTCGGCCGCCCGCATGTGAAGGTCCTGTCCGACGGCTGGACCGCCGTCACCCGCGACCGCTCACTGTCGGCGCAGTACGAGCACACGGTCGGCGTCACCGCTACCGGCTGCGAAATTTTCACGCTGTCGCCCGCAGGACTCGACCGGCCCGGTTTGTCTTCCTAA
- a CDS encoding alpha/beta hydrolase, with translation MPFVTAADGTEIFFKDWGPKDAQPIHFHHGWPLSADDWDNQMLFFLNEGYRVVAHDRRGHGRSSQVSDGHDMDHYAADASVVAEHLDLRNAIHIGHSTGGGQVARYVAQHGQPQGRVAKAVLVSSVPPLMLKTDGNPDGTPVEVFDGFRAALAANRAQFFIDVPAGPFYGYNRPDAKSSQGVIDNWWRQGMMGSAKAHYEGIKAFSETDQTEDLKAITVPVLVMQGDDDQVVPYKCAAIMQDKLLQNSTLIIYPGFSHGMLTVNADVVNADILKFIRG, from the coding sequence ATGCCTTTTGTAACCGCAGCGGACGGGACCGAAATCTTTTTCAAGGACTGGGGGCCCAAGGACGCGCAGCCTATCCACTTCCATCACGGCTGGCCGCTCAGCGCCGATGACTGGGACAACCAGATGCTGTTCTTCCTGAACGAAGGATATCGCGTCGTCGCGCACGATCGACGGGGGCATGGCCGTTCCAGCCAGGTAAGCGACGGACACGACATGGATCACTACGCGGCCGATGCTTCCGTGGTCGCGGAACATCTAGATCTCAGGAACGCGATCCATATCGGCCATTCCACCGGCGGCGGGCAGGTCGCGCGTTATGTCGCGCAGCATGGTCAGCCGCAGGGCCGCGTCGCCAAGGCGGTGCTGGTGAGTTCGGTCCCGCCGCTGATGCTCAAGACCGACGGTAATCCGGACGGCACCCCCGTGGAGGTGTTCGACGGCTTCCGCGCAGCGCTAGCGGCGAACCGCGCACAGTTCTTCATCGACGTCCCCGCGGGTCCGTTCTACGGCTACAACCGCCCCGATGCGAAGTCCTCGCAAGGCGTGATCGATAACTGGTGGCGTCAGGGCATGATGGGCAGCGCGAAGGCGCACTATGAAGGCATCAAGGCTTTTTCCGAAACCGACCAGACCGAGGATCTGAAGGCTATCACCGTGCCGGTCCTGGTCATGCAGGGTGATGACGATCAGGTCGTTCCCTACAAGTGCGCAGCGATCATGCAGGACAAATTGCTCCAGAACAGCACCCTGATCATCTATCCCGGCTTCTCGCACGGAATGCTCACGGTCAACGCGGACGTGGTCAACGCCGACATCCTCAAGTTCATTCGCGGATAA
- a CDS encoding Lrp/AsnC family transcriptional regulator — translation MSSIKLDPIDLRILDAIQRDGRITKLALAERVGLSPTPCWMRLRKLEKAGIVTGYHAKLAMRLVAPVATVLMEVTLGAHRQADFDRFERAIRDIPEIVACWSVGGGVDYVLKVMARDIDAYQRLVDGLLERELGIDRYFTYIVIKTVKEETALPLEELLPPDASQ, via the coding sequence ATGTCCTCGATAAAACTCGATCCGATCGATCTGCGCATTCTCGATGCGATCCAGCGCGACGGGCGCATCACCAAGCTGGCGCTTGCCGAGCGGGTCGGCCTGTCGCCGACACCATGCTGGATGCGGCTGCGCAAGCTTGAGAAAGCCGGCATCGTCACCGGCTATCACGCCAAACTCGCCATGCGGCTGGTGGCACCTGTCGCCACGGTGCTGATGGAGGTGACGCTCGGCGCGCACCGGCAGGCCGATTTCGACCGTTTCGAGCGCGCGATCCGCGACATTCCCGAAATCGTCGCCTGCTGGTCGGTCGGCGGCGGCGTCGACTATGTGCTGAAGGTCATGGCGCGCGACATCGATGCCTATCAGCGGCTGGTCGACGGCCTCCTGGAGCGCGAGCTCGGCATCGACCGCTACTTCACCTACATCGTCATCAAGACGGTGAAGGAAGAGACCGCGCTGCCGCTCGAGGAATTGCTGCCGCCGGACGCCAGCCAATAG
- a CDS encoding PLP-dependent aminotransferase family protein encodes MTFWRPDPALIRRPAYLSLAEQIARAIHDGRLESGARLPTHRRMADDLKLSVQTVSRAYEELIRRGLISGEIGRGSFVQTQRKEPDPPYLPERLGEVIDLSILKPVCEPMHLEKMKQALGWLSENLTSSAALSFRPNVVFPRHRAIAADWLRGCGLEVSPQNISITNGATAGMTVALMSVAPPGSIVATEAIGHHTLIPLATYLGFDLEGLAIDDEGMIPEALDEACRKSPIRAVFVQPSVINPTATLMGSVRRSQIAEVARRHDIAIIENDVLGPLVQDRAPPMAYFAPERTLYVTSFTKIVVPGLRVGYLVAPDRYVAAVANRHLVSNWMATPMVVEIASRWVADGTAMELVRWQREALRRRHEIATEMLGGVGYLAHRDSLHIWLPLPDQRTEEGFVSQARLQGVAIAPGVSFRISQEEWQPAVRISLGSTTEGELRAGLGVVAKLLLGDPELLLLAI; translated from the coding sequence ATGACATTCTGGCGCCCGGATCCTGCCCTCATTCGCCGCCCCGCCTATCTTTCGCTTGCCGAACAGATTGCGCGGGCGATCCATGATGGACGCCTTGAAAGCGGGGCAAGATTGCCGACGCATCGGCGCATGGCCGACGACCTGAAACTCTCTGTCCAGACCGTCAGCCGCGCCTATGAGGAGCTTATACGGCGCGGGCTGATCTCGGGCGAGATCGGGCGCGGCAGTTTCGTGCAGACGCAGCGCAAGGAGCCGGACCCACCCTATCTGCCGGAGCGGCTTGGCGAAGTGATCGACCTGTCGATCCTGAAACCCGTCTGCGAGCCGATGCATCTGGAGAAGATGAAGCAGGCGCTGGGCTGGCTTTCGGAGAATTTGACATCGAGCGCGGCGTTATCGTTCCGACCGAACGTTGTGTTCCCGCGCCATCGCGCCATTGCCGCGGACTGGCTGCGGGGCTGCGGGCTGGAGGTTTCGCCCCAAAATATCAGCATCACCAATGGTGCGACCGCCGGCATGACGGTCGCGCTGATGAGTGTCGCGCCGCCCGGTTCGATCGTCGCCACCGAGGCGATTGGCCACCATACGCTGATACCGCTTGCGACCTATCTCGGCTTCGACCTGGAAGGGCTGGCGATCGACGACGAGGGCATGATCCCCGAAGCGCTTGACGAAGCTTGCCGGAAATCGCCGATCCGGGCCGTTTTCGTGCAACCTTCGGTCATCAATCCGACGGCAACGCTGATGGGCTCGGTGCGGCGTTCGCAAATCGCCGAGGTCGCGCGCAGGCACGATATCGCGATCATCGAGAACGATGTACTCGGGCCGCTGGTGCAGGATCGCGCGCCGCCGATGGCCTATTTCGCACCCGAACGCACGCTTTACGTCACCAGCTTCACCAAGATCGTCGTGCCGGGCCTGCGCGTCGGCTATCTGGTCGCGCCGGACCGTTATGTCGCTGCCGTCGCCAACCGTCATCTCGTCTCGAACTGGATGGCGACGCCCATGGTGGTCGAGATCGCCTCGCGCTGGGTGGCGGACGGGACAGCCATGGAACTGGTTCGCTGGCAGCGCGAAGCGCTTCGCCGCCGCCACGAGATCGCGACCGAGATGCTGGGCGGTGTCGGCTATTTGGCGCATCGTGACAGCCTGCACATCTGGCTGCCGCTGCCCGACCAGCGCACGGAGGAGGGGTTCGTCTCGCAGGCGCGGCTTCAGGGCGTTGCCATTGCGCCCGGGGTTTCATTCCGCATCTCGCAGGAAGAGTGGCAGCCGGCAGTGCGCATCTCGCTCGGCTCGACGACCGAAGGCGAATTGCGGGCAGGGCTGGGCGTGGTGGCTAAGTTGCTGCTCGGCGATCCTGAATTGCTGCTGCTGGCGATTTAG
- a CDS encoding NAD(P)H-quinone oxidoreductase, with the protein MVAIEIDRPGGPDVLKPGTRPVPVPASDEILIRVEAAGINGPDVLQRKGHYNPPPGASDIPGLEIAGRVAAIGGSVTAFAVGDLVAALVTGGGYADYAIANEKVTFAVPKGLSITEAAALPETFMTVWLNLCDRGGFKAGESVLIHGGASGIGTTATMLARQLGASKIITTVSSPAQQEASLRLGADVAVNYLEEDFVAVAKNATGGAGVDIILDIIAGDYVARNYDSAAMNGRIMQISVLKGPAKDLDLWPMLFKRLTHSGTTLRSRSHDDKKAILDQLEQHVWPLIANGLVKPEIYRTFAFADAVEAHALIDSGTHIGKIVLLNPPA; encoded by the coding sequence ATGGTCGCCATCGAAATCGACCGTCCCGGCGGCCCGGACGTCTTGAAGCCCGGCACGCGCCCAGTGCCCGTGCCGGCCTCTGACGAGATACTGATTCGTGTCGAGGCCGCTGGAATAAACGGTCCGGATGTTCTTCAGCGAAAGGGCCACTACAATCCGCCTCCCGGAGCCTCGGACATCCCCGGGTTGGAAATCGCGGGCCGCGTGGCGGCGATTGGCGGATCGGTGACCGCATTTGCCGTCGGCGATCTCGTCGCAGCGCTGGTCACGGGCGGCGGCTATGCCGATTATGCGATCGCGAACGAAAAGGTCACTTTCGCTGTTCCGAAAGGATTGAGCATCACCGAAGCGGCGGCGTTGCCTGAGACGTTCATGACCGTCTGGCTCAATCTGTGCGATCGTGGCGGCTTCAAAGCGGGCGAGTCCGTTCTGATCCATGGCGGCGCGTCGGGGATCGGCACCACGGCGACGATGCTGGCGCGCCAACTCGGCGCGTCCAAGATCATCACGACCGTTAGTTCGCCCGCACAGCAGGAGGCGAGCCTGCGTCTCGGCGCCGACGTCGCGGTCAATTATCTCGAAGAGGATTTCGTTGCCGTCGCCAAGAACGCGACAGGTGGCGCCGGCGTCGACATCATTCTGGACATCATCGCCGGCGACTATGTTGCACGCAACTATGACTCGGCGGCGATGAATGGCCGTATCATGCAAATCAGCGTCCTGAAGGGACCGGCCAAGGATCTCGATCTATGGCCAATGCTTTTTAAGCGCCTCACCCATTCCGGCACGACGCTGCGGTCCCGAAGCCACGACGACAAGAAGGCCATTCTCGACCAGCTCGAGCAGCACGTCTGGCCGCTGATCGCAAACGGTCTCGTCAAGCCGGAGATTTATCGCACGTTCGCGTTTGCCGACGCGGTGGAGGCGCACGCCCTGATCGACAGCGGTACGCATATCGGCAAGATCGTCTTGCTCAACCCACCTGCCTGA
- a CDS encoding alcohol dehydrogenase family protein, with protein MPTTSSLPATMRAVLLTGHGGPEKLVYREDVPVPAPAPGEVLIEVTACGMNNTDVWVRQGAYGTEEDAGAVSTWRRQGNTLTFPRIQGTDSVGRIVAVGDSVSPSRIGERVMVDFSIYNRDDDSLADIDYMGHGRDGGYAEYQALPAENAHVVDTAMTDIELATFCCAYLTGEQMLERAGLKAGERVLVTGASGGVGSGIVQLARARGAIPYAIVGPGKGQAVKDIGAEAVITRGAPDLIAAVNEATGGQPIDVVADLVGGAIFNDLLRILRPEGRYTTAGAIAGPVVQLDLRTMYLKQLQLHGSSQGTRGDFRRIVRYIEQGLIKPLVGGVYKLSDFHRAQADFVAKDFVGKLVVVPDAKADF; from the coding sequence ATGCCCACCACATCCTCCCTCCCCGCCACCATGCGCGCCGTGCTGCTCACCGGGCACGGTGGTCCTGAAAAGCTGGTCTATCGCGAGGACGTACCCGTTCCCGCCCCCGCTCCCGGCGAGGTGCTGATCGAGGTCACCGCCTGCGGCATGAACAACACCGACGTCTGGGTTCGTCAGGGCGCATACGGCACGGAGGAAGACGCCGGCGCGGTTTCCACATGGCGCCGGCAAGGCAATACGCTGACCTTCCCCCGCATCCAGGGAACCGACAGCGTCGGCAGGATCGTGGCGGTCGGTGACAGCGTTTCGCCCTCCCGCATCGGCGAGCGCGTGATGGTCGATTTCTCGATCTACAACCGCGACGACGATAGCCTCGCCGACATCGACTATATGGGCCACGGCCGCGACGGCGGTTATGCCGAGTATCAGGCACTGCCGGCGGAAAACGCCCATGTCGTTGACACGGCGATGACCGACATCGAGCTTGCCACCTTCTGCTGCGCCTATCTCACCGGCGAGCAGATGCTGGAGCGGGCCGGCCTGAAAGCCGGCGAGCGGGTGCTGGTCACCGGCGCGTCGGGCGGCGTCGGCTCGGGCATCGTCCAGCTTGCCCGCGCCCGCGGCGCCATTCCCTACGCGATCGTCGGCCCCGGCAAGGGACAGGCGGTCAAGGATATCGGCGCGGAGGCCGTCATCACGCGCGGCGCGCCCGACCTGATCGCGGCGGTGAACGAGGCGACCGGCGGCCAGCCCATCGATGTCGTGGCCGATCTCGTCGGCGGCGCGATCTTCAACGACCTCTTGCGCATCCTGCGCCCGGAAGGCCGCTACACCACGGCGGGTGCGATTGCCGGGCCGGTCGTGCAGCTCGATCTGCGCACCATGTATCTCAAGCAGCTTCAGCTGCACGGCTCCTCGCAGGGCACGCGCGGCGATTTCCGGCGGATCGTGCGCTACATCGAGCAGGGTCTGATCAAGCCGCTGGTCGGCGGCGTCTACAAGCTCTCCGACTTTCATCGCGCGCAGGCCGATTTCGTCGCCAAGGATTTCGTGGGCAAGCTCGTCGTCGTTCCCGACGCGAAAGCCGATTTCTGA
- a CDS encoding coniferyl aldehyde dehydrogenase: MASLLARQREAFLHAGAPDTRARKGGLRRLRAAILAHRNALNEAVSADFGHRSHYETEIMEIVVTVQAIDYLLRNTKRFMKPERRHVAISYKAGRAHVEYQPRGVVGVMAPWNYPFSLTMIPLATALAAGNRVMLKPSELTPRTSHVIREMLAGAFAPEEVAVVLGGPEVGAAFSGLAFDHLLFTGSTKVGRLVMKAASDNLVPLTLELGGKSPAIVGRGEVTPRTVKSIVFGKLANAGQTCIAPDYLLLHHDDLEAFVALFDATVGDAYPDGPTGKDYSSIVSDGHYDRLQDLIEGARKNGARIVEAGKNPGSAASRTRTIAPTLVIGAPDDSAIMEEEIFGPLLPVRTYSSIDEVIDFVNARPRPLALYYFGPEGADRAALLARTTSGNVGINNTLLHIAQDDLPFGGVGPSGMGAYHGIEGFRAMSHAKGVFVQGRWNFANLLRAPFGNLTDFAVRWVLGRARET; the protein is encoded by the coding sequence ATGGCGTCGCTCCTTGCCAGACAGCGTGAAGCGTTCCTGCATGCCGGCGCACCGGACACGCGGGCGCGAAAGGGCGGGCTCCGGCGGTTGCGCGCTGCCATTCTCGCCCACCGCAATGCGCTCAACGAAGCGGTCAGCGCCGATTTCGGGCACCGCTCACACTATGAGACCGAGATCATGGAGATCGTCGTCACAGTACAGGCGATCGACTATCTGCTGCGCAATACGAAGCGCTTCATGAAGCCAGAGCGACGGCATGTCGCGATCTCGTACAAGGCTGGCCGCGCTCATGTCGAATATCAGCCGAGGGGCGTCGTGGGTGTCATGGCGCCCTGGAACTATCCGTTTTCGTTGACGATGATCCCGCTGGCAACCGCGCTGGCGGCCGGCAATCGCGTCATGCTCAAGCCGTCCGAGCTGACGCCGCGCACGAGCCACGTGATCCGGGAGATGCTCGCGGGCGCCTTCGCTCCCGAGGAGGTGGCGGTCGTCCTTGGCGGGCCCGAGGTGGGCGCCGCCTTCAGTGGCCTGGCATTCGATCATCTGCTGTTCACGGGTAGCACCAAGGTCGGACGCCTTGTGATGAAGGCGGCGAGCGACAACCTCGTGCCGTTGACGCTAGAACTCGGCGGGAAGAGTCCCGCGATCGTGGGGCGTGGCGAGGTGACGCCGCGGACAGTCAAGAGCATCGTGTTCGGAAAACTCGCGAACGCCGGCCAGACCTGCATCGCGCCCGACTACCTGTTGCTTCACCACGATGATCTGGAAGCGTTCGTCGCGCTCTTCGACGCCACCGTGGGGGATGCCTATCCCGATGGGCCGACGGGCAAGGACTATAGCTCGATCGTCAGCGACGGCCATTACGACCGCCTGCAGGATCTTATCGAGGGCGCGCGGAAGAACGGTGCGCGCATTGTGGAGGCGGGGAAGAACCCCGGTTCTGCGGCCAGCCGGACGAGGACGATTGCGCCGACGCTCGTCATCGGCGCGCCCGACGACAGCGCGATCATGGAAGAGGAGATTTTTGGCCCGCTTCTGCCCGTGCGCACCTATTCCTCGATCGACGAGGTGATCGATTTCGTGAATGCGCGGCCACGGCCGCTCGCGCTCTACTATTTCGGCCCCGAGGGCGCGGATCGCGCCGCGCTGCTGGCGCGCACAACGTCCGGGAACGTCGGCATCAACAATACCTTGCTGCATATCGCACAAGACGACCTGCCGTTCGGCGGTGTCGGACCCAGCGGGATGGGTGCCTATCACGGCATCGAAGGCTTCCGTGCGATGAGCCATGCGAAGGGCGTGTTCGTTCAGGGCCGCTGGAACTTCGCCAACCTGCTGCGCGCACCTTTCGGCAATCTGACCGACTTCGCGGTTCGATGGGTTCTCGGACGCGCCCGGGAAACATAG
- the radC gene encoding DNA repair protein RadC — protein sequence MIDDREDERGFFAEQPPKSLKSAKPIDEKPHYLGHRQRLRERFREAGPSALSDYEVLELLLFRCIPRADTKERAKSLLKRFGSLAEVLGAPEHLLREVEDIGEGAAMDLKIVAAAAQRMARGEIKGREVLSSWSQVLEYCRAAMAFEEREQFRILFLDKKNALIADEVQQTGTVDHTPVYPREVVKRALELSATAIVLMHNYPVQYPTGIVGHA from the coding sequence ATGATCGACGACCGAGAGGACGAACGCGGTTTCTTTGCCGAGCAGCCGCCGAAATCTCTGAAATCCGCCAAGCCTATTGATGAGAAGCCGCATTATCTCGGCCATCGCCAGCGCCTGCGCGAACGGTTTCGCGAAGCCGGTCCATCGGCCCTTTCCGATTATGAGGTCCTGGAGCTGCTGCTTTTCCGCTGCATCCCGCGCGCGGATACGAAGGAACGCGCCAAGTCGCTGCTGAAGCGGTTCGGTTCGCTGGCCGAGGTCCTCGGCGCGCCTGAGCATCTGCTGCGCGAGGTCGAGGATATCGGCGAAGGCGCGGCCATGGACCTGAAGATCGTGGCGGCTGCCGCGCAGCGCATGGCGCGCGGTGAAATCAAAGGCCGCGAAGTTCTGTCATCGTGGAGCCAGGTGCTGGAATATTGCCGCGCCGCCATGGCGTTCGAGGAACGCGAGCAGTTCCGCATCCTGTTTCTCGACAAGAAGAACGCGCTGATCGCCGACGAGGTGCAGCAGACCGGCACTGTGGATCACACTCCGGTCTATCCGCGTGAGGTGGTGAAACGGGCACTGGAGCTGTCGGCGACGGCAATCGTCCTGATGCACAACTATCCCGTTCAATACCCCACGGGCATTGTGGGTCACGCGTGA